Proteins encoded together in one Bradyrhizobium sp. PSBB068 window:
- a CDS encoding adenylate/guanylate cyclase domain-containing protein: MTSPSREHLQDMARGIGQRQVRLVTGTIMFAYLISHFLNHALGNISTEALAIGVYYHTEFWRFLPVAIVFYSACLVHTALGIWALFERREFHWKAIEPLQLALGLSVPMLVIVHVVGVRLGQALYGHEKLYPQELYTFFIASPNRLWQMLAVLVVAWVHGCIGLYFWLRMRPFFKRAAPFLLAGAVLIPTLAMLGIYQAGRATIADYQDPDWRREELSVQKLGTAAQGAMLEKITDDLTIGYLGLLGLVLLARGARTLLERRGGMIALSYGNGRTLRVPKGLSVLEASLRYNVPHASVCGGRARCSTCRIRVIGDHAALPEPSPREAFVLHRVGTDDPSIRLACQLRPTGDLTFFQLFLPSTMSANAHAGNPTRVGQERYLVSMFVDMRGSTQLAEKRLPFDTVFIVNRFLGAVSQAVLEAGGRPNQFIGDGMLALFGLSSDRHEACRQALRAAALIATNIDELNQFLSHDLREPIRFGIGIHGGEVIVGDIGYRDHMVFTALGDAVNVAARLQDMTKALACEAVISDEVRVTAGLADDALPAQEVAIRGRNEPMTVRTVEATRILSALVDDRRAVAA; this comes from the coding sequence ATGACCTCCCCCTCGCGCGAGCACCTGCAGGACATGGCCCGCGGCATCGGCCAGCGGCAGGTCCGCCTGGTGACCGGGACGATCATGTTCGCCTACCTGATCAGCCATTTCCTCAACCATGCGCTGGGCAATATCTCGACCGAGGCGCTCGCGATCGGGGTGTACTACCACACCGAATTCTGGCGGTTCCTGCCGGTCGCCATCGTGTTCTACTCGGCCTGCCTGGTGCACACCGCGCTAGGCATCTGGGCGTTGTTCGAGCGGCGCGAGTTCCACTGGAAGGCGATCGAGCCGCTGCAGCTTGCGCTCGGCCTCAGCGTTCCGATGCTGGTCATCGTGCATGTCGTCGGCGTCCGGCTCGGGCAAGCCCTGTATGGGCACGAGAAGCTCTATCCGCAGGAGCTGTATACGTTCTTCATCGCGTCGCCGAACCGGCTGTGGCAGATGCTGGCGGTGCTGGTGGTCGCCTGGGTGCATGGCTGCATCGGCCTGTATTTCTGGCTGCGGATGCGCCCGTTCTTCAAGCGTGCGGCGCCGTTCCTGCTCGCCGGAGCCGTGTTGATCCCGACGCTGGCGATGCTCGGCATCTATCAGGCCGGCCGCGCCACGATCGCCGACTACCAGGATCCCGACTGGCGGCGCGAGGAGCTGTCGGTGCAGAAGCTCGGCACGGCGGCGCAGGGGGCCATGCTCGAGAAGATCACCGATGACCTGACGATCGGCTATCTCGGCCTGCTCGGCCTCGTGCTGCTCGCGCGCGGCGCGCGGACCCTGCTCGAACGCCGCGGCGGCATGATCGCATTGTCCTACGGCAACGGCCGCACGCTGCGGGTGCCGAAGGGCTTGAGCGTGCTGGAAGCGAGCCTGCGCTACAACGTGCCTCATGCGAGCGTCTGCGGCGGCCGCGCACGCTGCTCGACCTGCCGCATCCGCGTCATCGGCGATCACGCCGCCCTGCCCGAGCCTTCGCCGCGCGAAGCCTTCGTGCTGCACCGGGTCGGCACCGACGATCCGTCGATCCGGCTGGCCTGCCAGTTGCGGCCGACCGGCGACCTGACCTTCTTCCAGCTGTTCCTGCCGAGCACGATGTCGGCCAACGCGCATGCCGGCAATCCGACGCGGGTCGGCCAGGAGCGTTATCTCGTCAGCATGTTCGTCGACATGCGCGGCTCGACTCAGCTGGCCGAGAAGCGGCTGCCGTTCGACACCGTGTTCATCGTCAACCGCTTCCTCGGCGCTGTATCGCAAGCGGTGCTGGAAGCCGGCGGGCGGCCCAACCAGTTCATCGGCGACGGCATGCTGGCGCTGTTCGGGCTCTCCTCCGACCGGCACGAGGCCTGCCGCCAGGCGCTGCGCGCGGCGGCATTGATCGCAACCAATATCGACGAACTGAACCAATTTCTCAGCCACGATCTGCGCGAGCCGATCCGCTTCGGCATCGGCATCCATGGCGGCGAGGTGATCGTCGGCGATATCGGCTATCGCGACCATATGGTGTTCACCGCGCTCGGTGATGCCGTCAACGTCGCCGCACGGCTCCAGGACATGACCAAGGCGCTGGCCTGCGAGGCCGTCATTTCCGACGAGGTGCGCGTCACCGCGGGCCTCGCCGACGATGCCCTGCCGGCGCAGGAGGTCGCGATCCGCGGCCGCAACGAGCCGATGACGGTGCGCACCGTCGAGGCGACGCGCATCCTGTCCGCGCTGGTCGACGACCGGCGCGCCGTCGCGGCCTGA
- a CDS encoding cytochrome c, which translates to MTSKLLASLAAGAALSIGAAIATPVNYTLPEETASFKPGPNLDVVQSNCTGCHSADYIKTQPQGEKFKKDFWQAEVTKMIKVYGAPIDQADVGKIVEYLSATY; encoded by the coding sequence ATGACCAGCAAGCTGCTTGCTTCCCTCGCCGCGGGCGCGGCCCTCTCGATCGGGGCTGCGATCGCCACGCCCGTCAACTACACGCTTCCCGAGGAGACCGCTTCGTTCAAGCCGGGTCCGAACCTCGACGTGGTCCAGAGCAACTGCACCGGCTGCCACTCGGCGGACTACATCAAGACCCAGCCGCAGGGCGAGAAGTTCAAGAAAGACTTCTGGCAGGCCGAGGTGACCAAGATGATCAAGGTCTACGGTGCGCCGATCGATCAGGCCGACGTCGGCAAGATCGTCGAGTATCTTTCCGCGACCTATTGA
- a CDS encoding molybdopterin-dependent oxidoreductase — MLDRRDLMRRAGLAALVTGLGSRGALALDTVTLPFDNGERPLVRYPQKRPMIGLTSRPPQLETPFAIFNDGPLTPNNAFFVRYHLAGIPYDLDPDKFTLEIKGKVDKPLRLSLKDIRKLKPIELVAVNQCSGNSRGFFNPRVAGGQLGNGAMGCARWHGVPLKTVLDMAGVQAGAKQVTFNGMDGPVMETTPDFVKALDIDHARDGEVMLAWGMNGEDLPFLNGFPLRLVVPGYYGTYWVKHLNEITVIDNVFDGFWMKSAYRIPDTPNNAVEPGTAPKATIPINRFTVRSFMTSIADGARLKAGLTTLRGIAFDGGKGIKEVVVSTDGGKIWTPAKLGKDLGKYAFREWKLKVTLPPGPSELKVRATNNAGDTQPMDPLWNPAGYLRNVVETVRVTAA, encoded by the coding sequence ATGCTCGATCGACGAGACTTGATGAGGCGCGCCGGGTTGGCGGCTTTGGTGACGGGGCTGGGATCAAGGGGCGCGCTCGCCCTCGACACCGTGACACTGCCCTTCGACAACGGCGAACGGCCGCTGGTGCGCTACCCCCAGAAGCGCCCGATGATCGGCCTGACCAGCCGGCCGCCGCAGCTCGAAACCCCGTTTGCAATCTTCAACGACGGTCCGCTGACGCCGAACAACGCGTTCTTCGTCCGCTATCACCTCGCCGGCATCCCCTACGACCTCGATCCGGACAAGTTCACGCTCGAGATCAAGGGCAAGGTCGACAAGCCGCTGAGGCTGTCGCTGAAGGATATCCGCAAGCTGAAGCCGATCGAGCTGGTCGCCGTCAACCAGTGCTCCGGCAACAGCCGCGGCTTCTTCAATCCGCGCGTCGCCGGCGGCCAGCTCGGCAACGGCGCGATGGGCTGTGCGCGCTGGCACGGCGTGCCGCTGAAGACCGTGCTCGACATGGCCGGCGTGCAGGCCGGCGCCAAGCAGGTCACCTTCAATGGCATGGACGGCCCTGTCATGGAGACGACGCCCGATTTCGTGAAAGCGCTCGACATCGACCATGCGCGCGATGGCGAGGTGATGCTGGCCTGGGGCATGAACGGCGAGGACCTGCCGTTCCTCAACGGATTTCCGCTCCGCCTCGTGGTGCCCGGCTATTACGGCACCTATTGGGTGAAGCACCTCAACGAGATCACGGTGATCGACAACGTGTTCGACGGCTTCTGGATGAAGTCCGCCTACCGGATTCCGGATACGCCGAACAACGCGGTCGAGCCCGGCACCGCGCCGAAGGCGACGATCCCGATCAACCGCTTCACGGTACGCTCGTTCATGACCAGCATTGCCGACGGCGCCAGGCTGAAGGCCGGCCTCACCACGCTGCGCGGCATCGCCTTCGACGGCGGCAAGGGCATCAAGGAGGTCGTGGTCTCGACCGACGGCGGCAAGATCTGGACACCGGCCAAGCTCGGCAAGGACCTCGGCAAATACGCCTTCCGCGAATGGAAGCTGAAAGTCACGCTTCCCCCCGGCCCGTCGGAGCTGAAGGTGCGCGCCACCAACAATGCCGGCGACACCCAGCCGATGGATCCGTTGTGGAATCCCGCCGGCTATCTGCGCAACGTCGTCGAAACCGTGCGCGTCACCGCGGCGTGA
- a CDS encoding cold-shock protein, translating into MPKGTVKWFNPTKGYGFIQPATGGKDIFVHISAVQKAGLQSLNEGQSVEYEEIANRGKTSAENLKV; encoded by the coding sequence ATGCCCAAAGGTACAGTGAAGTGGTTCAACCCGACCAAGGGTTATGGATTCATCCAGCCCGCAACGGGCGGTAAGGACATTTTCGTGCATATTTCGGCGGTTCAGAAGGCTGGTCTGCAGTCCCTGAACGAAGGCCAATCGGTTGAATACGAAGAGATCGCAAATCGCGGCAAGACGTCAGCCGAGAACCTCAAGGTCTAG
- a CDS encoding TIGR01620 family protein — MNEKTPPRRPATFKLDDPGVVVMDPEDSGRLTRGTIQIVPEAEPAQLPVPADTPLLPARRGFRWGTLFWSAVAGLVVLGSGLGVLNLIEDLFARNEGLGFLGLALAVVAAVALAVVTMRELVGLARLATIEKLHLRAAEVLISDDRAASRAVVADLLKLAHHTPQLARARSALQSHTDDIIDGADMIRLAERELMTPLDEEARRLVSSAAQRVSVVTAVSPRALFDVLFVFVASLRMIRQLARLYGGRPGALGMIRLLRHVIAHLAITGGMAASDSLIQQMLGHGIAAKLSQRLGEGMLNGLLTARLGLAAIDVTRPLPFNALPRPALTDLAKDLIRKRDEEE, encoded by the coding sequence CGACGTTCAAGCTCGACGATCCCGGCGTGGTCGTGATGGATCCGGAGGATAGCGGCCGTCTCACGCGCGGCACGATCCAGATCGTGCCCGAGGCTGAGCCGGCACAGCTGCCGGTGCCGGCAGATACGCCGCTGCTGCCCGCGCGCCGCGGCTTCCGCTGGGGCACGCTGTTCTGGAGCGCGGTCGCGGGCCTCGTCGTGCTCGGCAGCGGGCTTGGCGTCCTCAACCTGATCGAGGATCTGTTCGCGCGCAACGAAGGCCTCGGCTTCCTCGGGCTGGCGCTCGCCGTGGTCGCTGCGGTGGCGCTGGCGGTCGTCACCATGCGCGAGCTGGTCGGCCTGGCGCGGCTTGCGACCATCGAGAAGCTGCATCTGCGCGCCGCCGAGGTGCTGATCAGCGACGACCGCGCCGCGAGCCGGGCCGTCGTCGCCGACCTGCTCAAACTCGCGCACCACACCCCGCAACTCGCCCGCGCGCGCAGCGCGCTGCAGAGCCACACCGATGATATCATCGACGGTGCCGACATGATCCGCCTCGCCGAGCGCGAATTGATGACGCCGCTCGACGAGGAGGCGCGGCGGCTGGTGTCGTCGGCGGCGCAGCGCGTCTCTGTCGTCACCGCGGTCAGCCCGCGCGCGCTGTTCGACGTGCTGTTCGTGTTCGTGGCGAGCTTGCGGATGATCCGGCAGCTGGCGCGGCTCTATGGCGGCCGGCCCGGCGCGCTCGGCATGATCCGCCTGCTGCGCCACGTGATCGCGCATCTCGCGATCACCGGCGGCATGGCCGCGAGCGACAGCCTGATCCAGCAGATGCTCGGCCACGGCATCGCGGCAAAACTCTCGCAGCGGCTCGGCGAAGGCATGCTCAACGGCCTGTTGACCGCCCGCCTCGGCCTCGCCGCGATCGACGTCACCCGCCCGCTTCCCTTCAACGCTTTGCCCCGCCCCGCGCTGACCGATCTGGCGAAGGATTTGATCCGCAAGCGCGACGAAGAGGAATAG
- a CDS encoding Lrp/AsnC ligand binding domain-containing protein, protein MTEIDKTDRKILSILQGDGRIANVELAERIGLSPTSVGERLKRLQRDGFVEGYGARLNPHRLGLGLLVFVEVLLDKTTPDVFERFARAVQTAPEVLECHMVAGGFDYLVKARVANMTAYRRFLGETLLALPGVRETRTYAVMEEVKRDAPLPVG, encoded by the coding sequence ATGACAGAAATCGACAAGACAGACCGCAAAATCCTCTCGATCCTGCAAGGGGATGGCCGGATTGCCAATGTGGAACTGGCCGAGAGGATCGGCCTGTCGCCGACCTCCGTCGGTGAACGGCTGAAGCGGCTGCAGCGCGACGGCTTCGTCGAGGGCTATGGCGCGCGACTCAATCCGCACCGGCTGGGCCTTGGCCTCCTGGTGTTCGTCGAGGTGCTGCTCGACAAGACCACGCCCGACGTGTTCGAGCGCTTCGCCAGGGCGGTGCAGACCGCGCCGGAAGTGCTGGAGTGTCACATGGTGGCCGGCGGCTTCGACTATCTGGTCAAGGCGCGCGTCGCCAACATGACCGCCTATCGCCGGTTTCTCGGCGAGACGCTGCTGGCGCTGCCGGGTGTGCGCGAGACGCGAACCTATGCGGTGATGGAGGAAGTCAAGCGCGACGCGCCGCTGCCGGTCGGCTGA